In Papaver somniferum cultivar HN1 chromosome 1, ASM357369v1, whole genome shotgun sequence, a genomic segment contains:
- the LOC113273947 gene encoding S-norcoclaurine synthase 1-like, whose translation MRKEIVFVLFLVFLMGKESSAMRYKLINEIDVDLSARSIWNVYSSKDLPSLIVKLLPEVFERIDILEGNGGVGTVCRIVFPPGSVPRTYKEMFTKIDHVHRLKVMQQVSGGYLAMGVTSYTDMFKIISTGPNSCIIRSTTEYEVPDHLADKVNTLISIEGLVPM comes from the exons ATGAGGAAAGAAATCGTTTTTGTGTTGTTTCTTGTGTTCTTGATGGGAAAAGAATCAAGTGCAATGAGGTACAAACTTATAAACGAGATAGATGTTGATTTATCAGCCAGATCTATATGGAATGTTTACAGTTCTAAAGATCTGCCTAGCCTTATCGTTAAGTTACTACCAGAAGTTTTCGAACGGATCGATATTCTAGAAGGAAATGGTGGCGTCGGTACCGTCTGTCGCATTGTTTTTCCTCCCG GGTCGGTGCCACGTACATACAAAGAGATGTTCACGAAAATAGATCATGTTCATCGTTTGAAGGTGATGCAACAAGTTTCCGGAGGGTACCTAGCCATGGGTGTGACATCTTACACAGATATGTTCAAAATCATAAGTACCGGTCCCAATTCATGTATCATCAGATCCACAACAGAATATGAAGTTCCTGATCATCTTGCTGATAAAGTTAACACACTCATCAGCATCGAGGGTCTCGTTCCGATGTAA
- the LOC113273937 gene encoding uncharacterized protein LOC113273937, whose protein sequence is MHDLAKNVFGDNELLPLKVSESNDISKGRRLQLKIDKDLPPTFLKSLSSAKKLRTVFVLEDSKVDPIIFSKNKQLRVLHVCDSSDIAITKPPYLSLKFRHLRYLYLSSLNLTEVVYDGSISNLYNLETLIFTGIECVENLLSNIQCLNNLRIFCFVNCPLLETLPEEFGALTQLRSVDLKGTETKILPESFAYLSNLEDVNLMLSGPPKEVKNWINLRRFYYLTGCAPVGIGNLVFLRKLSYWVRDKDIDMPECDDGVEEFGNLNLLEKLYLCNLNNVKDPIDAERVNLKEKQNLRVLQLHWDAPEDVDLSRTLSYSYGPSGRIVSSAPCLQLLMLRNLRKLKVANCNKFQGFQINDGDENDNRNEVALFGTEIYFDCLKKLQLIDCPVLKHLPDLGRFDASFATDKTSAGRRSHSLQSSVIAILAMRYLKWVTLIAILAWVYTWTMDTPKDHAIALHGM, encoded by the exons ATGCATGATCTTGCGAAGAATGTTTTCGGGGATAATGAATTGCTACCTCTTAAAGTAAGTGAGTCCAATGATATTTCTAAAGGTCGTCGGTTACAATTAAAAATTGATAAAGACTTACCACCAACATTTCTAAAAAGCTTAAGTAGTGCAAAGAAGTTGAGGACCGTTTTCGTGCTTGAAGATTCTAAGGTTGACCCTATTATATTCTCAAAAAATAAGCAATTACGCGTATTACATGTGTGTGATTCGTCAGATATCGCCATCACAAAGCCTCCttatttaagtttgaagtttagACATTTAAGATATCTTTACCTCTCCTCTCTCAATCTTACTGAAGTTGTTTATGATGGATCCATCAGTAACCTGTATAATCTGGAGACGTTGATCTTCACTGGAATAGAATGTGTTGAAAATCTTCTTTCAAACATCCAAT GTCTTAATAATTTGAGGATATTTTGTTTCGTGAATTGCCCTTTATTAGAAACATTACCCGAAGAGTTTGGAGCCTTGACACAACTGCGTTCTGTTGATCTAAAAGGTACTGAGACCAAAATATTACCTGAGTCCTTCGCTTATCTCAGCAATCTTGAGGATGTAAATCTTATGTTGTCTGGGCCTCCCAAAGAGGTAAAGAATTGGATAAATCTGAGAAGATTTTATTATTTAACTGGTTGCGCACCAGTGGGTATAGGAAATTTAGTTTTCCTTCGGAAGCTGTCTTACTGGGTAAGAGATAAAGACATCGATATGCCTGAATGTGATGATGGTGTTGAAGAATTCGGAAATCTAAACCTCCTTGAGAAGTTATATCTTTGTAATCTCAATAATGTGAAAGACCCAATAGATGCTGAGAGAGTGAATTTGAAGGAAAAACAGAACCTGCGCGTACTGCAACTACATTGGGATGCACCAGAAGATGTGGATCTGAG TCGAACTTTATCATACTCGTATGGTCCTTCTGGAAGAATTGTGTCTTCCGCTCCCTGCCTTCAGCTTCTGATG CTACGTAATCTTCGTAAACTGAAAGTTGCTAACTGCAACAAGTTCCAAGGCTTTCAAATAAATGATGGTGATGAGAATGATAACAGGAATGAGGTTGCTCTGTTCGGAACTGAGATTTACTTTGACTGTCTTAAGAAATTGCAATTAATAGATTGTCCGGTTCTTAAGCATCTGCCAGATTTAGGGAGAT TTGATGCCTCTTTTGCAACTGACAAGACCTCTGCAGGCCGCAGAAGCCACAGTTTG